In the Populus trichocarpa isolate Nisqually-1 chromosome 1, P.trichocarpa_v4.1, whole genome shotgun sequence genome, one interval contains:
- the LOC127904502 gene encoding uncharacterized protein LOC127904502, with the protein MLGNTTKYYSNGYPTSTRLILGGTSLNAKTFEQLFLHKLEFVEVRDCGDVFTLFPARLQQGLKNLRRVEIEDCKSVEEVFELGEEKELPLLSSLTELKLYRLPELKCIWKGPTRHVSLHSLAHLHLDSLDKMTFISTPSLAQSLSKLETLCISKSGELKHIIREEDGEREIIPESPCFPKLKTIIIEGCGKLEYVFRVSVSLTLQSLPQLKRLQVSDCGELKHIIREEDGEREIIPESPRFPKLKTLRISHCGKLEYVFPVSLSHNRDGIIDLTIEGHEEVGNWLAQLQQNGSVQRLEFVQVDDCGDVRAPFPAKLLRALNNLKEVIVGGCKSLEEVFELVEADEGSSEEKELPLLSSLTELQLYQLPELKCIWKGPPRHVSLQSLNLLFLTSLDKLTFIFTPSLARSLSKLERLYISK; encoded by the exons ATGTTAGGGAATACTactaaatattattctaatggATACCCAACCTCCACAAGATTAATTTTGGGTGGTACATCCTTAAATGCGAAGACATTTGAGCAATTGtttttacataaattagaaTTTGTAGAAGTGAGGGATTGTGGGGATGTTTTCACTCTGTTTCCAGCAAGATTGCAGCAAGgtttaaaaaatctaaggagGGTGGAAATTGAGGACTGCAAATCAGTGGAAGAGGTATTTGAATTGGGTGAGGAGAAGGAGCTGCCGTTGCTGTCATCTTTAACAGAGTTAAAGCTGTACCGGTTACCTGAGCTCAAATGCATATGGAAGGGGCCCACCAGACATGTCAGCCTCCACAGTCTTGCTCATCTGCATTTGGATTCTCTCGACAAAATGACATTTATCTCCACACCGTCCCTTGCTCAAAGTCTGTCAAAGCTAGAAACCCTTTGCATAAGTAAATCCGGTGAATTGAAGCATATTATCAGAGAAGAGGATGGTGAAAGGGAAATAATTCCAGAGTCTCCTTGCTtcccaaaattaaaaactatcatcaTAGAAGGCTGTGGTAAACTGGAATATGTCTTCCGTGTCTCCGTGTCTCTAACTCTTCAAAGTCTACCACAGCTAAAAAGACTTCAGGTAAGTGATTGTGGTGAATTGAAGCATATTATCAGAGAAGAGGATGGTGAAAGGGAAATAATTCCAGAGTCTCCTCGCTtcccaaaattaaaaactctccGCATATCTCACTGTGGTAAACTGGAATATGTCTTCCCAGTCTCTTTGTCTCATAACAGAGATGGCATCATAGACTTAACCATTGAAGGCCACGAAGAAGTGGGTAATTGGTTGGCACAGCTACAA CAAAACGGCTCCGTACAAAGATTAGAATTTGTACAAGTGGACGATTGTGGGGATGTTCGCGCTCCGTTTCCAGCAAAATTGCTGCGAGCTTTGAACAATCTAAAGGAGGTGATTGTTGGCGGCTGCAAATCATTGGAAGAGGTATTTGAATTAGTTGAGGCTGATGAAGGAAGTAGTGAGGAGAAGGAGCTGCCGCTGCTGTCATCTTTAACAGAGTTACAGCTGTACCAGTTACCTGAGCTCAAATGCATATGGAAGGGGCCACCTAGACATGTCAGCCTCCAAAGTCTTAATCTTCTGTTTTTGACTTCTCTCGACAAACTAACATTTATCTTCACACCGTCCCTCGCTCGGAGTCTGTCAAAGCTAGAAAGACTTTACATAAGTAAATGA